In Desulfurella sp., a single genomic region encodes these proteins:
- a CDS encoding HD domain-containing protein, whose amino-acid sequence MAFGKNPSHHALRVGFISIIIANTLNLTRTEKIDLYLSCLVHDVGAVGIEGQLLSEENRNMINLQEHAQLGYDILNQIPFCEHIALIVKDHHNASSSNLLSRIIYFADEVDVIARKQEFYNPKDLQAKVFAVFKDKLHF is encoded by the coding sequence ATGGCTTTTGGGAAAAACCCAAGCCATCACGCCCTAAGAGTTGGCTTTATATCAATAATTATTGCCAATACTTTAAATTTAACAAGAACGGAAAAAATAGATTTATATTTATCCTGTCTGGTTCATGATGTTGGCGCTGTTGGTATCGAAGGCCAGCTGTTGTCTGAAGAAAATCGCAATATGATTAACCTTCAAGAACATGCGCAACTTGGCTATGATATTTTAAATCAGATACCATTTTGCGAGCATATAGCTCTAATTGTCAAAGACCACCACAATGCATCTTCTTCCAACCTTCTTTCACGCATAATATACTTTGCTGACGAAGTTGATGTTATTGCAAGAAAACAAGAGTTTTATAACCCAAAGGACTTGCAAGCCAAAGTTTTTGCTGTATTTAAAGATAAGTTGCACTTTAA